A single window of Caldicellulosiruptor bescii DSM 6725 DNA harbors:
- a CDS encoding HesA/MoeB/ThiF family protein, with the protein MKLTDTQLERYSRHIILNEVGAKGQQKLLESEVLIIGTGGLGSPAAMFLAAAGVGTIGLVDFDAVELSNLQRQIIHFTPDVGKPKVFSAKEKINQMNPDVEVVTYREMVNSSNIIDIIKDRDYDFIIDGTDNFPAKFLINDACVILKKPFSHAGIIRFDGQTMTYVPEKGPCFRCIFQNPPPPDAVPTCRQAGVLGVMGGIIGTIQATEAIKYLLGIGDLLTGYILIYNALKMEFRKVKINKRESCEICGKNPTIKELIDYEQPQCDLKG; encoded by the coding sequence CAGACACCCAACTTGAGAGATACTCAAGACACATCATCCTAAACGAGGTCGGCGCAAAAGGACAGCAAAAACTTTTGGAATCTGAGGTTTTGATCATTGGGACTGGGGGACTTGGTTCCCCTGCTGCAATGTTTTTAGCAGCTGCTGGTGTTGGTACAATTGGGCTTGTTGATTTCGACGCAGTTGAGCTTTCCAATCTTCAAAGACAAATAATACATTTTACACCCGATGTAGGCAAGCCAAAGGTGTTTTCTGCAAAAGAAAAGATAAACCAAATGAATCCTGATGTGGAAGTAGTAACTTATCGTGAAATGGTAAATTCAAGCAATATTATAGACATCATCAAGGATAGAGATTATGATTTTATAATCGACGGCACAGACAACTTTCCAGCTAAATTTTTGATAAACGATGCCTGTGTAATACTAAAAAAACCATTTTCACATGCAGGTATCATAAGATTTGATGGGCAAACCATGACTTATGTGCCAGAGAAAGGGCCGTGCTTTAGATGTATCTTTCAAAACCCACCGCCACCTGATGCAGTTCCAACTTGTAGACAGGCAGGAGTTTTAGGTGTGATGGGTGGTATAATTGGGACAATTCAGGCAACAGAAGCAATTAAATATTTGCTTGGAATTGGTGACCTGCTAACAGGATATATCTTAATTTACAACGCTTTGAAGATGGAATTTAGAAAAGTAAAGATAAACAAGAGAGAAAGCTGTGAGATATGTGGTAAAAATCCAACAATAAAAGAATTAATCGACTATGAACAGCCTCAGTGTGATTTAAAAGGTTAA
- a CDS encoding M67 family metallopeptidase: MIILPKTLYEEMLNHCLNSLPIEACGLLGGVIEDEKRIVKKVYLLTNVDQSSEHFSMDPLEQFAAVKDMRKNGWVLLGNFHSHPTSPSRPSEEDKRLAFDRDLSYLILSLMDEKNPVLKSFRIYESYVEEEEIQII; the protein is encoded by the coding sequence TTGATAATATTGCCAAAAACATTATATGAGGAGATGTTAAATCATTGTTTGAACTCCTTGCCTATTGAGGCGTGTGGACTTCTGGGTGGAGTTATTGAGGATGAAAAGAGAATTGTTAAGAAAGTTTACTTGCTTACCAATGTAGACCAAAGTTCAGAACATTTTTCAATGGACCCACTTGAACAGTTTGCAGCTGTAAAAGACATGAGAAAAAATGGCTGGGTATTACTTGGCAATTTTCATAGCCATCCAACATCACCTTCAAGGCCATCTGAAGAGGACAAAAGACTTGCTTTTGACAGGGATTTGAGCTATCTTATATTATCACTCATGGATGAAAAAAATCCTGTTTTAAAATCATTTAGGATATATGAAAGCTATGTGGAAGAAGAAGAAATCCAAATCATTTAA
- a CDS encoding 4Fe-4S binding protein, which translates to MKEINYSELKKGGFMRQVQKGYFSMRLRVVGGRLSAEQLKKIYEVANKYGRGYVHLTARQGVEIPFIKLEDIEAVKKELSEAGLEPGACGPRVRTITACQGCSICPNGIIDTTELANECDKRYYAQELPHKFKIGITGCGNNCLKAEENDLGIKGAVKPEWEKNSCTFCGLCQAVCPTKAIQIDEKNKEITIDRDKCTYCGRCVKSCPTNSSKGKPGYLLYFGGMFGNNIALGKQILPILFSKEDVHKVIQATLEFYKKYGKQGERFRNTLERVGWDIFKKELEKATEK; encoded by the coding sequence GTGAAAGAAATAAATTACAGTGAGCTAAAAAAAGGGGGGTTTATGCGACAGGTCCAAAAAGGTTATTTTTCTATGAGGCTAAGAGTTGTTGGCGGAAGACTAAGTGCCGAACAATTAAAAAAAATATACGAGGTTGCAAACAAATATGGTAGAGGATATGTACACCTGACTGCACGACAGGGAGTAGAAATACCATTTATCAAACTGGAGGATATAGAGGCAGTTAAAAAAGAGTTATCAGAAGCAGGACTAGAGCCTGGTGCATGCGGACCAAGAGTAAGGACAATTACTGCTTGCCAAGGCTGTAGCATTTGCCCAAACGGAATTATAGACACAACAGAGCTTGCCAATGAGTGTGACAAAAGATATTATGCTCAGGAACTTCCACACAAATTTAAAATCGGAATAACAGGTTGTGGTAATAATTGCCTTAAAGCTGAGGAAAATGATTTAGGTATAAAAGGAGCAGTAAAACCTGAGTGGGAAAAGAACAGCTGCACATTTTGTGGACTTTGCCAGGCTGTATGTCCAACAAAAGCAATACAAATAGATGAGAAAAATAAAGAGATTACCATAGATAGAGACAAGTGTACCTATTGCGGAAGGTGTGTAAAGTCGTGCCCGACTAATTCGTCGAAAGGCAAGCCAGGCTATCTTCTCTATTTTGGTGGTATGTTTGGAAACAACATAGCGCTTGGAAAACAAATTTTGCCAATACTATTTTCAAAAGAGGATGTTCACAAGGTCATTCAGGCTACACTTGAATTTTATAAAAAATATGGCAAGCAAGGCGAAAGATTCAGAAATACCTTAGAGAGAGTGGGATGGGATATATTTAAAAAAGAGTTGGAAAAAGCAACAGAAAAATGA
- a CDS encoding sulfurtransferase TusA family protein produces MSDIKADVFLDITNLVCPMTFVKAKATMEDMEAGQIIEIRMNEGEPIQNVPRSLKEEGHEILKVINNNDGTYTIFVKKGVQ; encoded by the coding sequence ATGAGTGATATCAAGGCTGATGTTTTTCTGGACATTACTAATCTTGTATGTCCTATGACATTTGTAAAAGCAAAAGCCACAATGGAGGATATGGAGGCAGGACAAATCATAGAGATAAGAATGAACGAGGGTGAGCCCATTCAAAATGTCCCAAGAAGCTTAAAAGAAGAAGGACATGAGATTTTGAAGGTGATAAATAACAATGATGGGACATATACAATATTTGTAAAAAAGGGTGTGCAGTAA